One window of the Salvelinus fontinalis isolate EN_2023a chromosome 2, ASM2944872v1, whole genome shotgun sequence genome contains the following:
- the LOC129811569 gene encoding mucin-2-like isoform X3: protein MVSKETNHLVTGQHTNSKTTDKLPGTMTVRSVLLNRDSPDIESRLKRRRNRTQQVRFKDLEDGLGSGTTGAKSYQRTAAECDSPHPFRKNSPTSPMAPQGWLTEASVVGAVRGDMAETIEVVAAFLARAPPHPLTPGPTRRCWAPPPSPPLPCSLTLPLSQRQCTSMANQTSPRLQKPKPSVLSNVRSVGDSVGVDGEYKQDSEHDEYHTAHNYLSEPASRDGNGPGFNAKQGLVNQTQCLRTSEANASSLAVGNHMDSSWHNSSCFSPPKCQGSATPSQVRRRRRINNAISDPGREVSYCTTPTQTDSPCVSPSNTLPPLTVQPCTCPPPLTVGPSTSSPPSTVGPSTSPLPSTVGPSTSPPPSTVQACPTQTKADSPSTCPPPLTVGPSTYPPPLSVQACTMEGSQGSQGTDRPSTFPPPSTLRPSISSPPTVPSTLQTQTVLYYASLPKTVLTSTHPRCEIPPLVVLPCVSQNESTCTSPPRKSVLPLTVLPSKAQTTPHHTTQTEPVPPCTSLIQIKPTCTTTTTTKASIPNWPTQPPTPMIDPDTAPNCLNPKQTHVLAPYTAQFFPTPNPTIAPYTAQFCPTPTPTIAPYSAPSFSTTPTPTPTKASYSAQTFSTTPTPTPTIAPYSAPTFSTTPTPTPTIAPYSALTFSTTPTPTPTIAPYSAPTFSTTPTPTPTIAPYSASTFSTTPTPTPTIAPYSALTFSTTPTPTPPIAPYSALTFSTTPTPTPTIVPYSALTFSTTPTPTPTIAPYSAPTFSTTPTPTPTIAPYSAPTCHTTPTPTIAPCTILTQTATPCSSLNKAFIYCTSPPPTVTSCHPTTQTAPPYISLIQTIPPGNPPCPTIPPGNAPCQTIPPGNPPCQTRPPGNPPCQTIPPWNPPCQTIPPGNPPCQTIPPGNPPCQTIPSGNPPCQTIPPGNPPCPTIPPGNPPCQTIPPGNPPCQIIPPGNPPCQTIPPGNPPCQTIPPGNPPCQTIPPGNPPCQTIPPGNPPCQIIPPGNPPCQTIPPGNPPYQTIPLGNPPCQTILPGNPPCQTILPGNPSCQTIPPGNPPCQTILPGNPPCQTIPPGNPPCQTIFPGNPPCQTIPPGNPPCQTILPGNPPCQTIPPGNPPCQTIPPGNPPCQTIPPGNPPCQTIPPCSSQPPVVPSYSAHIQIQTIKYCSSHSTIVKSCNSPSPVVKSYHTLPTGPSCTTPTKTVPLYASTFRPAPPYTPPTQAQHCSTQERRVIEWECRGERRILPPPPPPPPPYTPRKEGVSCTSGPGHRAPLLRRASEKEKSGRSGSPVHCLRACSLKHRAQTPPEVPLKGNQGDHGSSPTKAIPRPTCLGQAQAQLGAQIGALHKMLCSGPNTPNSQHAFPPGQYPSGARGCSGSGGSSSARPLTSIQADTLRQVQEILGGLVSGARSKLDPTWVAEKLMGPNGPLHDIRSLQTQLHSLEGVLETSQNTIKVLLDVIQDLEKKEAERDGRHSYRTGQDIENCVWSMTSDCRRGQ from the coding sequence ATGGTGAGCAAAGAGACTAATCACTTGGTCACTGGCCAACACACCAACAGCAAGACCACCGACAAGCTGCCTGGCACCATGACAGTGCGCTCAGTGCTGCTCAACCGCGACTCGCCGGATATCGAGAGCCGCTTAAAGCGCCGCCGCAACCGCACCCAGCAGGTCCGCTTCAAAGACCTGGAGGATGGACTAGGCAGCGGGACCACTGGAGCCAAGAGCTACCAGAGGACTGCCGCTGAGTGTGACAGCCCCCACCCCTTCCGGAAGAACAGCCCCACAAGCCCCATGGCCCCCCAAGGATGGCTTACGGAGGCCTCGGTGGTGGGGGCAGTCCGAGGGGACATGGCAGAAACCATTGAGGTGGTGGCGGCGTTTTTGGCTCGGGCGCCCCCTCACCCGCTCACCCCAGGGCCCACGCGCCGCTGCTgggcaccaccaccatcacccccaCTGCCGTGCTCACTCACGCTGCCCCTCTCCCAGAGGCAGTGCACTAGCATGGCCAACCAGACCTCCCCCCGCCTCCAGAAGCCCAAGCCCTCCGTGCTCTCAAATGTCCGCAGCGTGGGGGACTCGGTGGGGGTGGATGGGGAGTACAAACAGGACAGCGAACATGATGAGTACCACACTGCCCACAACTACCTTTCAGAGCCTGCATCCAGAGATGGAAACGGCCCTGGGTTTAATGCTAAGCAGGGATTGGTGAACCAAACCCAGTGCCTCAGGACTAGTGAGGCTAACGCTAGCTCCCTTGCTGTTGGGAATCACATGGACTCTTCCTGGCATAACTCTTCTTGTTTTTCCCCTCCTAAATGCCAGGGGAGTGCAACTCCATCCCAAGTGAGGAGGAGAAGGCGCATAAACAATGCTATCAGTGACCCAGGAAGGGAGGTGTCCTACTGTACCACTCCAACGCAGACGGACAGTCCCTGTGTCTCCCCTTCTAACACCCTACCTCCCTTGACAGTGCAGCCCTGCACCTGCCCACCTCCCTTGACTGTGGGACCatccacctcctcacctccctcgACTGTGGGACCCTCCACCTCCCCACTTCCCTCGACTGTGGGACcctccacctccccacctccctcgaCTGTGCAGGCCTGCCCCACCCAAACAAAAGCTGACAGCCCCTCCACCTGCCCACCTCCCTTGACTGTGGGACCCTCCACCTACCCACCTCCCTTGTCTGTGCAGGCCTGCACCATGGAGGGTTCCCAGGGTTCCCAGGGAACTGACCGTCCCTCCACCTTCCCACCTCCCTCGACTTTGAGACCCTCCATCTCCTCACCTCCTACTGTGCCCTCCACCTTGCAAACTCAGACTGTGCTTTACTATGCCTCCTTACCTAAAACTGTGCTAACCTCCACCCATCCACGTTGTGAAATTCCCCCACTGGTGGTTCTGCCTTGCGTCTCCCAGAATGAGTCCACCTGTACATCTCCCCCCAGAAAATCTGTGCTTCCTCTGACTGTGCTTCCATCTAAAGCTCAAACCACTCCACATCACACTACACAAACTGAACCTGTTCCACCCTGTACCTCCCTGATTCAAATCAAACCAACATGCACCACCACAACTACAACCAAAGCCTCAATTCCAAATTGGCCCACCCAACCACCAACTCCAATGATAGATCCGGACACAGCCCCAAATTGCCTCAACCCAAAACAAACTCATGTTCTAGCCCCCTACACTGCCCAATTTTTCCCCACTCCAAATCCAACGATAGCCCCCTACACTGCCCAATTTTGCCCCACTCCAACTCCAACGATAGCCCCCTACTCAGCCCCATCTTTCTCCACGACCCCGACTCCAACTCCAACGAAAGCCTCCTACTCAGCCCAAACTTTCTCCACCAccccaactccaactccaacGATAGCCCCCTACTCAGCTCCAACTTTCTCCACCACCCCAACTCCAACTCCGACGATAGCCCCTTACTCAGCTCTAACTTTCTCCACCACCCCGACTCCAACTCCGACGATAGCCCCCTACTCAGCTCCAACTTTCTCCACCACCCCGACTCCAACTCCAACGATAGCCCCCTACTCAGCCTCAACTTTCTCCACCACCCCGACTCCAACTCCAACGATAGCCCCCTACTCAGCTCTAACTTTCTCCACCACCCCAACTCCAACTCCACCGATAGCCCCCTACTCAGCTCTAACATTCTCCACCACCCCGACTCCAACTCCAACGATAGTCCCCTACTCAGCTCTAACATTCTCCACCACCCCGACTCCAACTCCAACGATAGCCCCCTACTCAGCCCCAACTTTCTCCACCACCCCGACTCCAACTCCAACGATAGCCCCCTACTCAGCCCCAACTTGCCACACCACCCCGACTCCAACTATAGCCCCCTGCACCATCCTAACACAAACTGCCACACCCTGCTCCTCCTTAAATAAAGCATTCATCTACTGCACCTCTCCACCTCCAACTGTGACATCGTGCCACCCAACAACCCAAACCGCCCCTCCCTACATCTCCTTAATTCAAACCATACCACCTGGGAACCCCCCATGTCCGACCATACCCCCTGGGAATGCTCCGTGTCAGACCATACCACCTGGGAACCCCCCATGTCAGACCAGACCCCCTGGGAACCCCCCATGTCAGACCATACCCCCTTGGAACCCCCCATGTCAGACCATACCCCCTGGGAACCCTCCATGTCAGACCATACCACCTGGGAACCCCCCATGTCAGACCATACCCTCTGGGAACCCCCCATGTCAGACCATACCACCTGGGAACCCCCCATGTCCGACCATACCCCCTGGGAACCCTCCATGTCAGACCATACCACCTGGGAACCCTCCATGTCAGATCATACCCCCGGGGAACCCCCCATGTCAGACCATACCCCCTGGGAACCCTCCATGCCAGACCATACCACCTGGGAACCCCCCATGTCAGACCATACCCCCTGGGAACCCTCCATGTCAGACCATACCACCTGGGAACCCTCCATGTCAGATCATACCCCCGGGGAACCCTCCATGTCAGACCATACCCCCGGGGAACCCTCCATATCAGACCATACCCCTGGGGAACCCTCCATGTCAGACCATACTCCCTGGAAACCCTCCATGTCAGACCATACTCCCTGGGAACCCTTCATGTCAGACCATACCACCTGGGAACCCTCCATGTCAGACCATACTCCCTGGGAACCCTCCATGTCAGACCATACCACCTGGGAACCCTCCATGTCAGACCATATTCCCTGGGAACCCTCCATGTCAGACCATACCACCTGGCAACCCTCCATGTCAGACCATACTCCCTGGGAACCCTCCATGTCAGACCATACCACCTGGGAACCCCCCATGTCAGACCATACCCCCTGGGAACCCTCCATGTCAGACCATACCACCTGGGAACCCCCCATGTCAGACCATACCACCCTGCTCCTCCCAACCTCCAGTAGTTCCTTCCTACTCTGCCCACATTCAAATCCAAACGATAAAATACTGCTCCTCTCACTCTACCATCGTAAAAAGCTGCAACTCCCCATCTCCAGTCGTAAAATCCTACCATACACTTCCAACGGGTCCATCTTGCACCACTCCCACAAAAACTGTGCCCCTCTATGCTTCCACATTTCGGCCTGCGCCCCCCTACACCCCCCCAACTCAGGCCCAACACTGCAGCActcaggagaggagggtgatagagtGGGAGtgtagaggggagagaaggatacTTCCACCGCCACCCCCGCCACCTCCCCCATACACGCCACGCAAAGAAGGGGTGAGCTGCACCTCAGGCCCAGGCCACCGGGCACCCCTGCTCAGGCGAGCGAGTGAGAAGGAGAAGTCAGGGAGATCAGGGTCACCTGTGCACTGTCTGCGAGCCtgttctctgaaacacagagcTCAAACACCCCCGGAGGTCCCTCTGAAAGGGAACCAGGGGGACCACGGTTCCTCACCAACCAAGGCCATCCCCAGACCCACCTGCCTGGGCCAGGCTCAGGCTCAGCTGGGGGCTCAGATTGGTGCTCTCCATAAGATGCTCTGCTCTGGGCCCAACACCCCCAACAGCCAGCACGCTTTCCCCCCTGGCCAGTACCCCTCCGGGGCCCGGGGCTGCTCTGGCTCTGGAGGGAGCTCCTCGGCCAGGCCCCTGACCTCCATCCAGGCAGACACACTGAGGCAGGTGCAGGAGATCCTGGGGGGGCTGGTGTCAGGGGCCAGGAGTAAACTGGATCCCACCTGGGTGGCAGAGAAACTGATGGGCCCCAATGGGCCTTTGCACGACATCCGCAGCCTGCAGACCCAGCTGCACAGCCTGGAAGGGGTCTTGGAGACCAGCCAGAATACCATCAAGGTACTGCTGGACGTTATTCAGGACCTGGAGAAGAAGGAGGCTGAGAGAGATGG